The genomic stretch CGATGttgtcactgagagtgttttgtaacaaattaaacaaaataacaattttataagtacattaaattattaaataatatattaaataatgaaatcaatacacTATATTTTGTGAACTATaagtgcaaagtgtagttttcaaattagatctagatctagatcctttcgatttaTACATGGTAATCATGGCCTAGATCGAAGAACTgataatactttcatagagttggggaACTTTTTTTGAGgttcttaagtttgttttagggctactatacttACGTTACGGTtcaagttagtacccaaggaacatttctgccaagttttatcacgattggtcaaacggttttgatttctttaaggaacatacatacatcttacattctactttatagtatatatatgtaattatatatatatgcggccccccattcccCAAAATTTGTTTTCATGCTGCCCTCGAAAGAAcaatgttgcccacccctgttctaGAGAGCCTGATGTGCCACTTCAGACAACCAGAAGTTGTCGAGTTGTTAAAGCTCATTACTTGTTGTGCATGTTTTTGTGAAAGTACTTGATAGGATGTGACGTAACAAAAGGATAGTTTCAATGTCTACTTATATCACCATGAAGTGTCTGCTAAATAATTCTTATGTTTAATTGTCTAGCATAATTTATTTCTctgtaataaaagaaaaatattttttttgtttttgtttttcgtttAGATTCAACAGAAAGGCGGAGAAGTGCGTAAAGAATCTTAGTCACCTTAAAAACGATTGCGAGAAAGAAATGCGACGTGTAAGAGTTGATTTGGACGTGGCTGAATTCTTGTGCTCCAATAATGGCAAAACTGGCAAGTATTGTCAATACATGTCTTATATTATGTCTAGATTGTACACATCTTCTAATGTGtctagatacaaaaaaaaatgtcttttcttGTGTCTAGATAATTAGACAGAACATGTTTTCTATTATTTCTAGGAAGTGCATGTCTTCTATTTGTCTAGATTATTTATGTCTTCTATTTGTCTAGATAATACACGCCCCTGGCAACACCCACCAGGTTGTGACACCCAAGCTGGAAATAGTCAATTTTCCAaaattcaacttttaaaaataaaaatgactacCTCGAATATCTGTGACAGTTTAGTATCAGCATGTCCCAAACTGTCTTAGTTTAATTATATTTGACTTGTACTCTTCctaatatgaaaacaaaaataatgcgATGTAGACGCCAGGAATAAGTTTCTGAAGGTCGGAAGTGTAGAAAAACGCATTGCCCAGGACAACTCTGAGTGATCTTAAGGCACTCCCACAAACATTTTATATGAACGGCTAAGTGGTGGACgtcaattttttattgtaaaatattgTGAAATACATAGACGTAAGCCTCTCACGCGACATTCGACGATAAGAGCTGGAAGCTCTCTCCAGCAGAAATCAATATTAAGGCGACATTTACCGCCACTTCACAGCTGGTTCCCACAAAAATTCAGGACTTctaaattatgcataaaacactgaaccataatcttcaaatacaaaaacaaaatttaataaaatactctgaaagacacaaagataaaggagtattcctcgtcccatatgctaggacaaatttgtacaaatactccttcttccctagtgctattagagcatggaatgggttgcctgagctagccaggaaaaccagtgacttggcagaatttaagtcattggttaatatgcatgactaaatgcatgacgcgtaggacgtaatcatctttttttttttgaagtaacgtctgtattatataagataagaaaataaggtATGACGCCAGGTTAGACGTAGAAGGCCATGTTTTTGAGTTCATCTTTTCGGCTTTCAGTTAAGGCTGACTTCTTGGTAAACgagtttcgtcttgtctaatgtTATGTCTTACAAATATCAACCGATGTTCTGTCGCTATCTTCCTTAGACGGCGAATGTCTGTGCGTTAATAAATTTTCTATTGGTAACATTGTCTCGGTATGTATTTTTCTCAATCATCAATGCTCAGCCTCTTTTCAACCTTCCACGTCTCGGAGTGTTGGTTGCTGTTGTGACAACGATTGTATTGAGTAGGTGGATTTTAATCTCCTggctaattgattttttttgttcagataGGCGGTACTTTTTGAAAGACGGTTCCTGCTTTCCAATCCAACATGCAACACCATGATATATATCTCCATCACTTGAGATAGCACAGCCTAAATAGttgagtttttctttttgtttaagaTCTGTAAGATCAATGTTGATGACGGTTGATGTTGATGACGGTACTGGGTAACCTGCACCCAACAATCGTAATTTTTAAGGCGGTTGTATCCGTCATCTCGTGAATACATGTGTTTTAAGACATCGTCGATGGCTGCAAGAAAGATAAATGTGGGATAAGATAATCTCATATCCGTCAATGTGACACGACAGCTTGATTCGCTTGAGAGATGGCGCAGAATCTGGACAAATTGTTGCGAAAATGCCTTTTATTCTTTTGCTATTTTTGAAAAGTGATTCTATGGACGatatcatacttttttttttataaatctacaaaactgatcAATATCCATTATTGGTATTCCATGCTTTGCCTGACGATGTTTTGCAGGACGTAAAAACCTGTTCAGTGCTTAATTTGCCTTTTCAGAAACAACTGAGAAACAATAGAATCGAAATTAATTATCTAacaattattttacaaaaaaagaaagaaatgaaacaaaacaaacaatagttgttgtttttttttagggaggGATTTTTGTTTTCCTGACGGGACCTTAGTGAGCCActgatttaaataattaaaaaacattacATAGTTTTGTATAGCTTAGTGTAATGAATACATCGAGGccaagatcatctttctatctttctatctaggCGAGAAGAAGCTAGTGGCAATTGTTTTTCTGTATGATATAGGAATACAGAAAATATCCGAAAAACTGTGacgtaaaattaattttgtgtcCTTAACTGTCCATATCTTTGTAACCATGATTGTGATGAACAGCaacttaaaaaatgaaataatcatacttcgaccacgcttccccaaaaggggaaaatacgctattagttttgtgtggtttgtttgTCCGTCTGTCGTCCATCctatttagatctcgtaaactaggaAAGAGTGAAAATCGACAGGctttgggcaccacacaagatctatcaaccttctttctccatttttctttgtcatttgcGTTTGATAATAGTAACTCGCTTACATTCACGTAGGAaccattaatttaataaacaattttcAGGTATaacatttcaataattttttgcAAATCTGATTCTAGCATTATAAAAATGTcctacatgtttcggatggtCCTTCAGATAATATACTTCTTTGTCCTATCTAAGTAggtgtggtggttgagtggtaagtgcttagcttccgaacccgATGTCCCGGTTTCGAAAACTTGTGAATACTAGGAtcttaatttcgagatcttcgggtgcctctgagtcaacccagcaCTAATTTGTACCAGAAATAAGTTGGGGGAAATGGAGGAAAGGtggttggtcgatgtgctggccacatgacaccctcgttaatcgtgggccacagaaacagatgatctttacattatctatagatcacaaggtctgaaaggagaactttacttttactccaGTCTTatctaagaccgctgacgacaaggCACCATTTACACTACAAATGTAACCTCTTTCCattgtcaccatagaaacacacaaacaaacacccTCCATAACAACATACTTTACCTTCTTGTGCCCAGCTGTGGAGATGCTGCCCAAGTCTGTTTGTACACATGCTAAACTGGCCGAATGCTATTACGATAGTGCTTCAAGTGACTGCTATGGAAACAATGAGGAATTCAGGTTAGAAATTGATATGTCCTGTAATGTATGTAAGATTTAGACGCTTTCTAATTAGAAACCATATGTAGCCTCATGAGCGtagcaaggatttttttttgtgttttttgcgggggggggggaggagaccagccaatatatatatatatatatatatatatatatatatatatatatatatatatatgtgtgtgtgtgtgtgtgtgtgtgtgtgtatgtatgtatgtatatagctttctgacctttcattctttcggaagacgtttattgtaccctagaaaaggttcttcctggagttagtggaaaaattgtagactcccagcCATTGCCAGCAATTGAGTCTGTGCGAGCGCTATGAGCTCCTCCAACGGAATTCAGGGCGAGACCCGCTGTCAAGCATTACTTCCAATATTGAAagcaacaaaatgcatattctaaggtatctatagtgtattatcctgctatttcaaaaacctaatctgctatttttATTGGTTTATATTCTCAGGCGGCGTTTAGCGCATTGGGCGGCATACtgcttccaaaaaaaaaactgttattggcaatgtctgaagcctcttcttaCCTGCTTTAAGGTtctctatgaaagtgtggcgcaaCTCTTATCacgcgtaattcattttgtcggagaacatgcccCTCatacctcatgcgacgctctgtcacaaccttacgaagatgtcgactcccagttcggtatAGTATTTCTTTGATCGAgtatcttagccatctttgttgagccacattcagtctttttcaatttagtACATGACTATTCACTGAACTTTATTagtggagcccagccactggtagaaatttgtaacctctgtTGGCTCTTGGAATCTTGTGactgtagttgtttttttttaaatattattgaagagactttttaaaaagccctctggaaggaggtttaaactcaaaacccctttggcttggctacgctcattgaatattgagtgtgtaattttttactttttttatattgaataatattttttagcattaaaccacactgaaagggggtttaaactcaaaaccctttttggctacgctcatagcattttgagtgtgtaatttgcttttttctttttactgaagaggtattttttagcttcaaaccccgcttaaggtgttgttttaaaatcaaaacgcCCTTTGGCCAGGCTAATaaaattttgagtgcgtaatttgcttttttttatattgaagaggtattttctAGATTCTAATCACTCTAAaaggaggtttaaactcaaatcccctttgtctacgctcatagaattttgagcgtttaattttctttttttttttttattcaataggTATTTTTGTAGCTTCAACCCCattgaaagggggtttaaactcaaaacccccttttgctatgctcatagcattttgagtgcgttatttgcttttttttatattgaatagtaTTTTTAGCTTAGAAACCCGCttaaggggggtttaaactcaaaatcattttgtctatgctcatagaattttgagtgtataattttttttatattgaagaggaggtttttagctgcaaaccccGCTGGTGGGGGATTTTAAACACAGCACCACTattggctactctcatagaatctggtgactgatgtatggatagtcttatattgaataggggtttttatcgtaaatttcgaagggttttttaaaaaccttagctatgctcttggcattttgaggattgtcgtttgctgtttttttttgtaggggGTCTTAAACTCAATACCCCATTGGCTGCGCTGTGGCAAGTGATGattaagtattaaaatatctcctaaattaaataaaatcaaagcaaaaaatcagtcactaaatttcgACCCCCTCCCTCTGCGGGGGAATTCCATTTGTAAGGGGGTGAGCCCTCtaacctggctacgcccatgtgtagCCACGATTctaataagtattttaaaagtgtATGTCTTAATTTAAACCAGTGATGAAGGCGGCATGGGCTCAACGAAATGTTGTGTCCCCCACCACCCAACCTCAAAAAGATatatttgaatgtaatataacagagaaaaaaagatcTAGTCGGAACACTATTACCATTCGTTTGGTTTCTATGCTCATACTTgccttcagaaataaagattattgcCTCATAAcattggcggatccagggggggtgGGCGATAGGGGTAgatgccccccccctccactcaGTCGACCCTTCCCCcctaagggggggggcggactatttttagtaaagaaatcacacaattggtataagaatttattagttatattaataatacatactaattatttatacttCAACCTATTtatagattatttcgccccccccacCTCAAGTATGTTGGCCTATTTGGtgggcatcaatcccgcccgcccccaaccataaactttctaGTGGGGTgagcggtccaatttatttgtaaaattaacAGCTTGTTAactgaatcaattaaatatctatataattaaaacttgttattgatattttaaccgatctttatattatgtcgttcccctgtaagccgattgggtggggtgggggggggcgaatacatctactgcccttccatCCTAAGCTCTTTGAGtggtttgtgaacaaaattagttgaattacaataTCATTTTTATGTCCATACACTTCTTGTATCTTAGTCGATTCGGTTAGTTGAGGGGGGCGATTGCTTTtgctgccctccccactctaacCCTCTGAATGGGGGGGCGGTcttatttttatggagaaatcatagtttgtgaacaaaattagatgaatatctatataatatatctatatatctatataatataagctacatattaatgttttaacccatttgtatattatgtcgcacagacactctgatctcaaattttatcattagaaaaaaattaaaatgaaaaagtgTTGTACCAGgagggaggggcgatacatactatcgccttccgcccatcggacaagccaatacttttttttctttttgaattttagttaagaaattacaaaattttaaaagaattgtacctaatataatttatatatgctataaattaaattcttatatcgagtcgacctaccctattctttaatgccaaattgCAACCATTAGCagaattataaaaaggagtgaggattaatcgttttcactctaccaccccctccccttttccaGACGAAaagatgacgttttaaaacagaatagtcaaatatcgcgacagagtttatgtcattgtatacgaatttatcttagctattttaagaaagattttgtttatgaaaatttagaattcattcgaaatttttcattataagagtaacaattgagatgagttcttaTTTTTTCAacgaacaaatcggttgtatttgcaatgtagtaagggcctgtaaattcatgttagaatatttttcaagtacaacattattcgaaagttCCTATTTTGAATACgataaataataagctgtagatgtcaggagaatgtgtttctgcagtgaagaatgcaagaaaacgattttggcttagctgtcaagagaaatgcctcaacatgacttttttttcgccgaaggtcgagaaacactgcttttttttaacattctaatatatctatatctatctatctatctatctatctatctatctatctatctatctatctatctatctatctatctatctatctatctatctatctatctatctatctatctatctatctatctatctatctatctatctatctatatatatatatatatatatatatatatatatatatatatatatatatatatgaaatatatatatatatatatatatatatatatatatgaaatatatatatatatatatatatatatatatatatatatatatatatatatttgctgtACGCCAGTTTATGCTTAGGATTaaggtttactgggcgttagggttagggtttggaaacaaatgccccccccccaactccaaAGTTCTAAATCCGCTAATGCCTCATAGTCCATATGTCCTGCAGTTGAGTCCTCTTATAAGTAACAATGTATTTATTaacaattatctttttttttttattttgtcatgaCACTCAATGCTTGTACATGTTAAGGGTAATACAACGACAAGTTTTCATTAGTTCCTTTGGGTGCATTTTTTCTAGAGCAAGAGAGCAAAAGACGTCGTTTTTGCGCCgtagaaaaataaatgaaaaggaTAAAAAGGAAATGGCTGGAAGGGGTAGCGTTATTAAGCGGGTCATGCCAATTAGATGTAAcagattataaaaataaagttttttaggggggggggcggagcaTGAtgtaaacagtaaaaaaaagacCAGCCCAAAAATATCATTGTAGTAACCCAATAGAACACTACCGGAAGACGTGTCTTGATCCTAGACTTAATTGTACACAGTACACAAAACACAAGCTGACCTAGACACAAAAACTAGAGACTATACAAAATTTCAGATatatgaaaagaagaaaagcaTTCAGATAGTTTAAAGAAGATTATATAGTAAGGCCGAGAAAAAGAAGATAGTCGGAATCGACGGGACTCTCCAAgttgtgtgtaaaaaaaaggaggaggttatgacaaaataaaacaaggttacaaagacagtttgtgtggtaacacaaactcaaaatcggcccccgaagtggtccacccaggcaggcttcaatattttcagaaagaacatctgaatgaaattatatcaaagacaaaggtatgaatggagaaaaaaggttaacagatcttgtgtagtgccccaacggtcccgcagatcaaagaataggtgaaagtgaatgtaaagttagatgtgaacctggcctagttcccctttcagaccttgtggtctatagggcagatgatgtaaagttgatctgtttttgtggcctacggttaacgagggtgtcatgtagccagcacaacgaccaaccgcctttgcttttcccaaactaatgccaggtacccattagaactgaatggactcaagaggcgcccaaagattccaaagttgaaaatcccagtcttcaccaggatttgaacccgggacccccggttcggaagccaagcgctttaccgctcaatctcttatttgaatcctcaaaaaaaaaaaaaaaaaaaaaaactgagatagTGTGTGCAATGatagaaaaatgaagtttacaagataaCTAACTAttggttttaaattaggtctaactaaaaataaataggcCTAGCCTCTGatcaaatcaacgggcgtagcttGTGGGCAATGCTAGTccttggaatattataaagtgttgtagatctatacatttgctTAAGCAGGATTTCTTTCCCAGGAGAATTGGGTTTTTTATTAGTAATGTAGAGAAAAAGCAATCGCTCTATAAATTGTAATATGCAGATTTTCAAGTAAGACCAAAGCGACCTTGACTcccaatgttgccaactaagaaaaaaaaaagaaaaaaaaagttctaaaaGTCTTAGTATTTACTTGGATGGATACCCTCTAGCCTGTAATTCTAGAATACACATCCGtgtgtcaaatatattttataaacccGTAGATGTGAAACGTAGGTCATATTATAATTTgtaataatttgaaaataaatgtctggatctagtttttaaatgaaatggtATTCTCGTCAGATAAGTCTAATACATAAAGAGATCAGAACTATCAGAGTAGTTAAACAACATCAACTGTAGAcgtcatatttaatttttctaaatGATAGACAGGATCTAcatagtttagatctagatctatttccaaTTTATTTACATCATTTTTAAACTAAACTTTAGATTACTGAGATGTTTTCGTTGGAACCCTTGGGTCTACGTAACGAATCTTCTTTATTAgcgtctgtttgttttttttttaaatacctttttTGAATTTGCCACTGGCGTAAAGTGAAAGTCTACTGATGCTTCCATTATGAGTTTATATTGGGCTAGAAATGGAAGAGCGAGGAATGTATAATTCTGTAGAGTTAAAATTGCAAACAATTTAACACATgacttttaaaaagcaaagttcTCGGCACTTCCTTTAGTTtgtacaccggatgcaccaaaattgctttctatttatagtttttttccgCCATGTTGGAAAATCTCCTATAAAGAaggtattttcttttataaatagtattttaaatgcgttttttgttgtcatttaaaCAACAAGTAAGGCATGTgtctcttgttgttttttttgtcaacaAAAAATTGTGATGTAacatttatgtaattatttattaCACCACTACATGTAGCTCTTGCATTGCCGGTCCTCTGGCCAGGAAATGTGGAGAAGAAATTACTTACAttcaaaaaaagataaatgaaaTCATATCTCGCGAAAAATGATAGCGATTGAACACCAGGACATGAAATATGTAAGTACatattgtattattgttagaGCTGTATATATCGCCCggtatcaaatcttcccttcctgtcaaagcttctggagcgcatcgtgttagcgcaaattctttctcatcttgaacagtactgtctcttggaagaatttcaatctgcatataggaagggccgtagcacagagacagcagtggtcagggtactaaacgacttacttcactattccgacaaaggccacatattaattctttccatgctggacttgtccgcagcctttgatacgctagaccatgaaattatgatggccagattctctgccacttttggtttagcaggagtcgtcctaaagtggcttggatcctacctgacggaacgcacccaaagtgtcgttgttagcgggacggaatcaacaagcttacttttgaagtacagagtaccccaaggatcagttctaggcccagtactgttcactatgtacacatatccactcagcggtgtcatacggccaaccggcatcttataccatttctttgccgatgactcacagttatacgattcatcagtaccctcagaggtgtcgcatctggcagagaaaatcagtagtaccgttgcaagggtgagcgattatatggttgaaaataaactcaagatgaacgaagacaagacagaaataattaagattggcactaggaacaatgtctcaaaagttgaaagcacagattctctctttatcacgaactgccatgttccttttgtccatgtagtgcggaatcttggagttttcttcgactcaacactatctttcgacccacacataagtcagctctgcaaaggtctttatctgcagctgcgcagattaggccagatccgaccatatttaacaacagagtcaacaaaaacgctagctgtggcattcatactctcccgccttgactactgcaacggcgtgctagcaggtatatctgatgacaaaatagccaagctgcaacgtatacagaacaacgccgctcgaatagtccttaaaaaaactagacaagattctgctactacgctcttgcgcacgctccattggcttcccgtgaaagcgagaatcgattacaaggtcgccacactttgtcatcagtgtatatataacaatgagatgcccttgtaccttagcgaactgattactccatatgtcccccagagagccctgcgctcaatggactcaacgcttttagtagtgccacgtttctccctcaaaagctacggtctgcgtgctttttcagttcacggaccaaaggtttggaactcactctccattgatctcagacagacaacatgctacaccacttttaagaagaacattaagacctatctgtttaaaacttttttttagattaactgtcatttcaGCTCtcgtgtttttatttgtaatgttgttacagcgccttgagcctacattttgtttgttaacagcgctttataaataaaattattattatatgtctatCAAACATAAAAACTGTACAATTGAATCTATTCGACGTGCTATggtggtggctgagttgtaaagctTTAGACCCTCCGACACTAGACTTCTCAGGTTCTTATCTCGAAGAAGTCTGGGAGTATGAAATTCGGAATGTTTCTAGACATCATATTTTAAAGTCCCCTTcatttttaccaagcttatatcaatcactctgtctgtctggtaaaatgtttgtacacattatttagAAACAGCCAATCTAGGATATTAagctgaaagtttgcacaattatttatttctttaacacaacaatcaattaaaaaaaaaacaacagttagttaattaaatattggtaattaattattttgataccGTATCTCGAACagtggaaagaaattgtattcgATTGGTATAAGCTGAAGAAGTCCCTATTTAAATGAAACTAAACAGTATATAACTATACATTCTTATCATTCAGTTACTCACTAACAGAGTGGTTACCACGTCTGTCGAAGCAGACGTGAGCCAGGAGTTCGTATTCAGGTCgtttgtactttaaaaaaatacatctaaaAACCATTtacggtaaaatccacccaTATATCAATttcctcttcccccccccccccccccattttcacaactggtccagataagcgataagatcatagagtattgagaaagctaaacgcAGGTGACATtgcgcttaaaaaaaaaaagcaattcgTACTAATAGTATTAGTCGCactgatttattgttgttgatatAGATTAGTGATGCCCACCTTAAGGCCAGCGGGTCCAATCCCGCATTTAACTAGTTGTTATCCGCCCGCCAAATCGTCGTCGCAGAGTGTCTAAAATgggtacatttttaaaaagttgaataaaACAATTATCGTTCGTTACGTTGGGAGTCTCTTAATCTAAACCCTTCTTTGTTTGATTTCTATTATTTATGCCGTAGGCGTAGACTAAAAATATTTGCTTACAATTTTCTTGCTTTTAGAAAAGTAAACGCTTAAATTCCGTCAATTCTAATTGGAGGGTATTTATAGTTCTTAGACATATCCCCGTAACgaaaatatttactaaaaagacaagaaaatagtTGAATAGCTAAGATACCCACAGGGACTGAAATCAAGAAAAAAAGCGCCCCTCGCGAAGTTGACCAAaactaaattttgtttattctgTATGTATAAGTGCATTTAGAAAAGTCTTTTCAATGCAGATTCTACGTTGCTTTAATCAGAAATACAATTTGATAACGATAAACActaaattgaatagcgcaaaaaaaaaaaaaaaaaaaaaaaaaaaaagaattcaatgtattataaactttgaaaatattttatgccCCTATTGGTCATGGGCCTGGACGCAGCAGTGATAGAGAAATTCGAAAAAAAATAGCCGTGTGTCTTTCACACAGTCATAACACGATGGAAAATGTAGGGAAGAATTTCTtgaattttttgtgtgtgtgtccacgATATGAGTGTCCTACATTTATTtggctgtgtggactcagaggcacccaaagatctcgagattaaaaattccagtcttaaccaggattcgaacccgggacccttggTTTGGAAATTaagcgctttacagctcagcctaaatcaaatatgataaaaaataattgaactatagttttaaaaaataattttaagcgTGATAGCAGATCTTCGTATTAAATTTCTTTAGGAAGGCTTCAAACAAGTTTCAATCCCTTGAGCGAAAATTTGATGATTCCTCCATCTGAATTTTATTTTGGGCTGGAAACTAAAGAACTTTGAAACTTGAATTCttcagtgctaaaaagtgcactTCAATGATCACAATGATCAAAAATCACATAGCTTGTCAacactttctttattttatacCCTGGTTACACCAAAACTGTATCCATTTGTATTTCACAAGTCCTCCTAGTATCTTGCCAACTCTTCACGGGTTTAcgtttcaatggacctcattcaccaatcgtaaataaac from Biomphalaria glabrata chromosome 9, xgBioGlab47.1, whole genome shotgun sequence encodes the following:
- the LOC106053061 gene encoding uncharacterized protein LOC106053061 — translated: MFHPLLLCCLALLLAVSDCLQLSQRDDKCGKINECLDSIDRFEIDDFRRLWKFADRTYYDNYCGFNRKAEKCVKNLSHLKNDCEKEMRRVRVDLDVAEFLCSNNGKTAVEMLPKSVCTHAKLAECYYDSASSDCYGNNEEFSSCIAGPLARKCGEEITYIQKKINEIISREK